The genome window TCCTAAACTTagaaaaaaagtgcaattaacccCCATTTGACCTGTTATAGTGTTCTTGCAGGTAACCTCCAAGTTAAAGGTGATTGAAATGCTACATCAATATGTTTTGATGATTTGGATGccaaataacaataacaataataatttattaaaattaaaatataacattattattatcaataatttatttttttaattttaataaattattattattattattattattattattattattattaatgtgaaTTGGGCATTCAAGTCATCAAAACATATTGATGTAACATTCCAATCACCTTTAACTTGAAGGCTACCTGCAATAACAGGTCAAACGGAGTTTATTGCACTTTTTTTCTAAGTCCAGGTGTCTCATTGTAGATTATTCTAGTTCGAGcacttaattgcactttcatgaATACTtcaagggcttatttgacccttatcccaaaaaaaaaaattttaaaatacacaacTAATCAACATGTAGTGCAAGAACTACCTGAGGTACTCGagggtaatttttgtatatgcTCCAAATTTCATCAGCTTTGATCTCTCCCTTCTCGAGTAGAACATCTTATCAACATATAGAGGCACACAACATAGTTGCAGTAAGTAATGGCATCGAGGATGGTAGATAGAGGCAAGCAGCATCAGCAAAAATTAATTACTGTATTTGATTACTGAATGGAACCTGTAATTGCCTCTACAGCAGCTTGGTTCTCCTTCAATATAGATGTACATTTCTCCACAGCAAAACGAATATACTCATCTCTGAGTACTTCAACTTTAGCAGCCAGCTGGAATGAAGAGCATAAATCATTTGTTTAACTTCAGTAACCAGACAAAGCTAATATACACAACCACAAAATTCCAAAATGTCAAAGGAAACAAATCCATAGATAATTAGATATACTCACATTTGGCACAAGATCTCTCTGGTATCTGTAGTAAGCCTTCCCGAGTGCAGTCATTCCTGTCTGTAGAATCAAAACTTCTGCAAGCCTGGAAGCTTCTAAAGTAGCATTTGCAGAGATCCAGCACAAATTGTCAACTCCAAACATCTCTTCCTCAATGACTCTGGCTGCATGTTCAAGATCCTTGTTACCCAAGAAAAAGAACAATCAACaggaaaaaaaacacattaCAATAAACATACGGAATTAGATAAGTAGAAGCTCTGGTTTGACCCATTAcaatgtacatatattattataaattacagTAATGAGAGCCTAGACTCTCATATCGCCTTTCTCCCCAATATAGAACTGGTTTATATGTTGTCTATATTTTACTTGTTCTACACAAAGATTCAGCACCTCCAGCAGGTGATGTTTTTTCGCCACCCACCTTTGAAACCCTTTATTTCTTCACACAGCAACTAGAGTTATGATACAATTGTACCCCAAAATGAATTAATGAAAGCTTTTCAGACACGATATAAGGAGACCAAATGCACTAGAATTTTACTCACGAGCACAAGCGCGCACTATTGCATTCACATAATctgatttctttttaaatactCTGCCTGCCTTCTCTGTATATTGCATATTAGGCTGATTACGGATGGAGTTGACATCAGTCTGTAAAGAGAATAAACCAAGGggataaatgtaaataaattagTGCAAAGTGAATTTAAGGATAAATAAGACTGAAATAATGCAACATCTTTAATGACCTCAGTAAAGGGCCGGTATGGATCTGGAATGTAACATgcaacaacagcaacagcagCTTCTCTATATGCCAGTCTCAGTTTTAGTTCCTCAGGGACCTCAGTACTATCTTCTTGACCAGTTTCAAATGTACCCATTTGCTGCAATATTGAGGACATAAGAATGTATCATGTGAAGCAAACATACCAAAGTTTCATATCTCAATTCTTATCACCCACCCTCTTCAAGGCCTCAAGAAGCTCTTCTCGTCCTATGTAGTCTGAATCTTTCCTGGTAGTCAATATTCCAGCTTCATTCCTGTCTAGTTAATTAGTGTCAGCATTGTTTCTCTAAACGATTAAATCTACTTATTTACAGTTTTACACAGAGTGTACAGTATATTTTGTAGTTCTGCCCCAGTAAAATCTTCCGTCTTTTCTGCAATTTCCTGCAGTAAAGTCTCCTTCTCTTCTTCAGAGCGGAAAAATTTGTTTCGAGCATGTACCTATGATATTTGCTTCAAGAATTAGAATTCAagaatgaaatatttatttatctctTAGTTGCTTCTTTACATATTTACAGTTTCTGTACTTCCCGTGTGCGTGGGGGGAGGTAAAACCAAAAGTATTAGAGAACCACACCTTCAATATAGCCAATCTACCATCCTTTGATGGCAAACCAACCCTTATAATCTTGTCAAAACGACCCTTTCGCAGAAGAGCAGGATCAAGGATATCCAATCTATTTGTTGCACCAATAACTAAGACCTAAGTAAACAAAAGTAGTTAGGAAACACTAGATCCCCAATTGCTGTCATAATAAAACGCATGATTTATTTATAATACCAAACAAGCATACCTGTGATGTGGAAACCTTGAATCCATCCAATTCTGTCAGTATTTGAAGTAGGCCTTGTTCCCTTTCAGCACCACCCTAGAAAAGCAAAATTATTGTGGCAGATAACAAGCAGTCAGGTCAACACTTTATTAAGTAAATCATAATGTAACTTGGTGCCAATAGGATGAGCCCAATGTTCAGCTAACATCTAACAAAAAGTAACTAATagatatgaaaaattaaaaataaagaaagtaaaaatgTAGAGTGGAAGCAAGTCTACTAAATCGTCTTTTGGGTGTACCATCCCCACCCCCCAACCCTGGCCCTATTCTttccccaaaaaataaaatacgtaaaagaaaacattaaaaataaatacacaaaacacTTCCTCCACCCAACTATTTGTAAAGTCAGATGTCAAAAGTTCCTAGGTCATCAtgaaaaacttttcaaagttacATCTACCAAGTTTGGAAGATATTATCAGTATCTTTATATATCCAATATCCAACTGTTCACACTTAGAAGATACTATTAGGGTGTAAAACAGATGCATTTCAATCCATAAGATATAGGAGACTTGGGAGTACCATACCCCTCCAATATCAGGTCCACCGCGTTTGCTGCCAATTGCATCTATCTCATCAATGAAAATAATGGAAGGAGCATAGGATCTTGCACTAGAGAAAAGGTCCTTTACTCGTGATGCAGCCACACCAACAAACATCTggaaaaattattcaaattagaTGATATGCAGATTCCCAAGCATTAGGAAATCAAATAACAAGAAGGAAATAACCCATCCTTTGACTCCTATACTTATTGTCTTTCAAACAATCATTGATCAGTCCTTTGAATCGTTGATAAGATCTCATGATTTTAAGGTAATAATAAATccagagaattttttttttaaataaaaaatgttgaacTTTAAAGCATTGTCCCTAACAATCGTTGCTTAACCCAAACTCATTGTAAATTTGGTTTTGTGAATTCCCAAAACTCACAAGCGTTAGAGTTAATCTCTGATCTTGTATTTTAGGATATCAAAAAGGATCAAGAATAATATCCCATATTATAGTCACTACACCACAAAATAGATGGGGTATTGGGCTCCACATAAAAATCTACAAAACTCTCACTAGTTAATTAACTGCATTATTGTCTTAACTGCAAGCATCAGGCATTAAAAGATCTCTAAAAATGTAGTGGAAGCTTAAAGAGCATGTTTCTTTAACATTTatgttataaaaattataagagaCCTGAAGAAAATGTAGTATTTAAAGAtcttataagttataagttcGGTTTCTCACCAAAAAACATGCTGAGGAAGAAGCTTTAGAAGCAtgtttcttttaatatttaaaaaatgaaacttcCTTTTAATAACTAATGTGTTTTTcacacaaataaaataaaataaatgaaaaacatCAAAATGTGCATACAGTATCTTTGCATCTTGGGGGCAAcccccaaccaagttggtcaagctgttgacttgataactataaggttacaagttcgactctcaaTAGGAGcgacctattggccttcttggttggAGTCGATTAGCTATGAACCTAGGCtagtttatctccttgtggtcctttgctggctagggtcacaagatggggtttacccaatgcacaccctcgggtagtgAATGTAGGTTTCCcccatcaccaaaaaaaaaaaaagaatattataagAGGAAAATCATGGTCTGGGATGCCTAAGAGGTCCCTATAGGACATTGACATAACTATAGACTTATTCACTTTTGAAATCAAATTTGgactatatttatttaaaaaaatatttttaaaaaaatttaaaaaaaaaaaaacgtattaaaatttataacctTTCTTATCCAAAACAATCAATGCACAACTTATGAAAATTCTTCATAAGACCCTTAGTAAGATCCCCTTTGAACTTGCTCCCCTCAAAATTAAGTAAATTTCATATTTCCACTCCAAATGCTGCTTCCAAATTATTCAACAGTTATAAAAACCATCTATAGAAGTTAGTTTCAATTGTTAGGTAAGCAAAATCAACCCTTCCAAGAGAGCTGCAACATAGGTCCACTCTAGAATAGCCATTGACTATGGACACATCACCAAATTGCAGTCCTCTATTCTTAAATTAGGTCATCAAAATACAAGAGTTTTAAAGACCCAAGAAAAATCCCTCACCTCAACAAAATCAGTACCACTAGCAGCGAAAAAAGGAAGTCCTGCTTCACCAGCTATGGCTTTTGCCAGAAGTGTTTTGCCAGTTCCAGGAGGACCATGAAGAAGCACTCCTTTTGGGCAATAAATCCCCTTATCTCGAAATTCTTCCTCATTCTTCAATATCCGGACAATCTCTTGTAGTTCCCTCTTAATATATTCTTGACCAGCAAAATCATCAAAAGTGACCCCAGTTTTTTCTTCTGCTGATATGAATTTTGCCCTAAGATCAAGTAAAAGTTTAGTACTCAATGCCAAATTGGTAAATGAAATCCCCTACAGAGTTTTATTTTACATTGCAGGTGCACAGGCCGGCACTGATatgaaaagaaatttaaaatgcaATGCTAAATATCATCTTCATCAAAAAGCATCACCTAAAGAAAATTTTAGAGGGTAAGGTAAAGAAAACCCACagtatggaaaaataaaatgggTACTCCAAAATTTGGGTTCAAGTTTTTGACTTTCAATTATAATATGTAACTAAGCAGAGTCAACTGACCAAGCAAGCTGCTTCTTTTCTAgtattccttttatttttccccatttttCTAGGCCAAGCTTGTCCTTTATGATTTTGCTTTGCATCAAATTGAATCCAACACTGCAACTTGAAGCCTTGAATTGCTTCACTTACAGTTTTCTTCAAGTTGGCATTATGCTAATCTACTTTTTAGTTATTAGGCTTACATAGTTATTCAAGGGCAATAGGTTTCACATGCACACattttaggtatatataattttcaagtaGGTATTATGAAGGATCTTAAAAGGTTCTGGCTGTCTGTGTGGATGCTATATATGTGCATACTTCTGTATGCATTAAGTGTTGGTATTTAGTTAGTTGCATTTAAAGTTTTTGAAACACAATTACAAAGTCTCATATAGCACACCGCATTCATTAACTAAAAGTTTATTCTACTTAAAGCACATATAAGGCAGGAATGAACCATTTCCTAATATAGCAAGGAAGAAACAACACTGAGGCATGTTAAAATAATATCTGTAAAAAGCAAAAAGGTGGCAAAAGCATGCTTTTTAGATGAATATTTGCATAGACTAGCAGTTAATAGATTTCAACTTTCAAGATAGACCTGGGAGTAGTACATCTTAGACACCAAGTCTGAATACAATGGTTTGAAGTCCAAAGAATTTGTAATTCAAGGATACTTTTAGGTGTTACTCTATACAATTACACCCCATAAACTTCATAATTCAGTGGTTGTAATCTATGTTGCACAGAAACTCTTAGGAATGAGCATTTCCACATTTCATACATGTTTCCATATCGAAAACTAGCCAAAAACTTTCCCAAAACATTCTGAGGCTGTTTCCATAATTAAAACAGTTTCAAGCGAAATATTTTAGGAAACACATTTCTAGGCACATATAGTGGtctacttttaaaattaaaaaataaaaataaaatcaaaagaaacACGAGTTTGTATCTCTTGCTCAAACCCTATATACCCCCATATTTTGTATAGTGTATATACACCCCTATAGTGTATTACTTGTGGAACTAGTAGACAATAAATATTTCtgcatatttaagaaaaatatatatatgcaaatatgctgctatattttttatatttgcatgTTCCCCTCCCCCAACCATTTCATGtcctacatttttttaaaattgtcattttcatgTGTTACATGTCCCATTTCTGTGCTACCTAGGATGCAGTATGCAATTGCTTTCCATGTACTTGAATTAGTGACTGCAGGTGAGAGAGCTTCGACTTTAATAGTAATATTTCTGAAGGAATCAGCTGCAATCTAATCCCCCTACACCTAATTTCAGGACCAATTACTCACTAGGGTGACCATCATTTCATTCCTTTAACTTGTAGAAggcacatatatataacattataactCAAAAGTTGGAAAAGATTCAAGTACAGGCATACATATAGTTCATAGTTCAGTAAAACTTATTCAAACAGGTTATTCAGATTGGAGATTATAGACAAAATTTTCTACTTTTTACATGTTTGGCAAATATTATTCTGAAAATGGATCATGGATTGTACAATCCTTCACTTATTTAAGTCAATTAGTCCACAATTAACTTGGAGttgattatgaattatgaatcaTAATTCTTAATCACAAGCTTTACCGAATGGAACATACTAAAGCATTTGCTAAACATATATGACATAAATGAAATAGGaaacacatgaatatataaGGAGACAATCAGTAGCAAAGAAGAAGCAGTTAGCTTTCACTTACCTGCTCTTTCCTAATGAACCCAGAGAACGATTTTCTATTGGAATATTTTTCTTCTTGGAAGGAGGTCCTAAATCACAAGGTATTAGTTTTCCATAAATTGGTCTCATCTTATTATCAATCCAAATATACAATGCAACTGCAAGAGCAAGCCTCATAGACCACACAACTGCAACTGCAACAGTTGAATATACTTCAAAAGGGACAGTTTTCACATTATACACATCAACATTTACAAGTTGCTGATGCAACTTCCGCCAAACATCATTCCAGCAATCCACTGGCATACGATCAACAATGTGCCGTCTGAATACAACTTCCTTTCTTTCATCCTCATTTAGGTCTTCCATTTTCCCATCCTTGTAATATGGCAGAATCACTATACACAGACTCAAagaacaataattaaatataatacattaaaaacaTGTCTTACTGATAAGATGGaataaagttataaatatatgaacagataccaataaattcaatattattcgTAATGGGCCTCTGTCTGTTTATCCCAATGACCCaattatcaacaaattaaataatcatGCATAACAAGTTGTTTTCCCATTATCGTAATATGGCAGAAACACTACATACAggatcaaaataattaaaattttcaaaaaaaaatagcatactAAAAGATGTTTTACTGAAAGATTGAATAAACTAATAAACATATGAACAAATACCGAAAATTTAATATCAGCCATAATGGGCttccttttgtttttacttCTTTTGCTCAACTTTTAATTTCACAGTATGTTCATAAGCTTGGACTAAAATGTAACAGGTTTATGATTTATCATCTCAACTAAACTTGAAATGGAAGTGCCGAATCAGAAATAGTAATCTTCACAAATTAGATGCACTGTTTGTTAGCTTATGACTTTTAACCATAAACAGGgaatctaaaattaaaattactattagttattatttaaaaaaaagtaaaagttatttattatttaaaaaaaaaaaaaaaaaaaaccagctcCTTCCCTACTTAAGCCCACAAACACCTTAATAATAAGCAAAGATGGGCACTGAGAGAGAACCAACCGGAAACTGTCTGACCATAATTTGAGTACTCCATAAACTGCACATTGTTTGAGTTAAGCAACCTCTGGAAATCACTATAACTTATCCGATGAGAGTTCTCAGGGTCCCATTCCGTCCCTCTCAGTTTTCCGCGCATAGTCAACAGCTTCCTGCTCCATTCTGAGGCTAACACAAGCTGCCTCTCTAACTGAACATTTGCCTTTCTTTCAAACTCCTCTAAACTATTTATCCTTTCTCTTTCAGCTTCCTTCAGCTTCTGAAATTTTGTTTACCAATGCATTGGTTTAGAAAAAATTCTACAAAATTAGCATTTGTTTGTCATCATTAAagcttttttacattttttgctGTTTTCAGTTTAGGCTGCATACAATTCCAGAAAAGTCATATAATCATTAACCTCTTTCAAATGCATATACTTGATTCCCATAAAGTTGAATCAACTCTTCTGCTTAATTTATTTAGTATAGAGCTTGCAATGCTTCACCTTATTTAAAGAAATGTCTAAAATTCAGAGCCTTTTGGGGTTGATTCAAGAGTATTGTTGAGGTCTGAAAGACAAAATTGTCAAAAGTATTGCAACGGTAATGTTTTCCTAAATCGCATATGCAAGATAAAACAAAATCATTGGTTTTCATAGGGCAATAGCGCAAGTAAAGCTCTGGGACAGTATTAACTCCGTAAGTAGGCACATGAACCCTGAACAAATCCAGGGTATGAAGAAAGAACAGAAAATGGGCCCATTTTATATTCTTCCATTTGATGAGGATAAGCACACACCTCGAAAGCCGACTCGGCGTCTTCACCAACTGCATTTGAACTCGTCGACGTTGAAGAAGACGCCTTACAAGCGGTGATTCTAAGTGCGGTGGGTTTGGCACAGAGCTTGGCACGTTGTCTGCGCCGCAAATTAGAGGCGAAGACAGCATGTCTGGGAAATGGCGGCGGAAGGGGTGGATTAGAGAATAGGGTTTTAGGAGGGCGGAGATGGGGTTTTGGCAAATGGGTCGATGGGTCAAATGGATTCAAGGCATTAGGTGTAAtcaccatcttcttcttctagcTCTCACTTCTTCAATGGTGCATCGTGTGCAAGTAAACTGTAAAGGAGTATATGCTGTGTTGCTGAATACACTAAGAAATCTCCGTCTCTCTTATCCGTCTTCGTTAAGCTCTTCTCACTTGTCCAAGCAGCAAGTAAATAGAATTGGAGTCTGGAATTTTGTTGGGAGGACAGTAATACATATGACAAACACGGTACTACGAATATTAGCAAAATAGCAGCTTTGGTCCACTATTTAATTCCTACTAATTTTCATttacgactattattttagtactaactttcacgactattattttagtgtcaaaattcatcacgTCAATCACAtgccaaaatataaaattgtaaggttatttttgtcatttttaacttaagatctcaatttgagcatgaataaggATTTAAGCTCTAAGATCAAAATTTGCAGTTTTCTTCCTCAAATTAAGATAGGATGAGGAGAAGAACTGTGAGTTGTGAttgatcttagggcttaaatccaTTTACTCATGCTCAAATTTAGATCTTAAgttgaaaataatgaaaatacccttaaaatttttagatttcggCATGTCTTAAACGAATGAGTGACCGGcgtgatgaattttgacactaaaacaatagtcgttgaTGAAAATTGATAGGAATTAAACATATGGACCAAagttgtcattttgctaatactcgtgagaccaaaatttgtatttgctcctaatacataatatatactcGAGAAACAAGGgcagaaaattttaaaatgagttaattcattttttagtcctagacttatagtggcaaagataattttagtcctccataaaaaatttAGACAAATTATGGACACACTTATGGTAACgaggacaattttagtcctccgtctaTTATCACGTTAGTTGACCGCCTAAATGAGAGGCAATTCTGTCAATTCAACAAAATTCAATCTAATTTTCTTCCCCTTCTTTACAATGTTCCACTGATTCTGAGGTCTGATTACTCCCATCTCTCTTCCTTTCTCCCTCTCGTCAAGCGGTTCGACAGCAACACTAGGCGACGGTGGTGGGTTGTTTCTCCTTCGACGAAGCTCAGCGACGAATGGAGCTACGGTAGCAGCTCCGACAGTGGTGCCCCCTGTTCTCCCTTTTCCCGGCGAGGCAGAGCACTCCGGCGGTAGCGCGAACGGTCCTTTCCAACTGGCGAGGCAGGACCGTTAAAGCTTCCCTCCTCTTGTTTTGATGACGCAAGGCAGCAGCGACGGGGCTGGAATCTCCGGTAGGTTCAGCAGATCGATGGTAGCAGTGGCTCAATGGCGAACGGTGGCGGCGTCTCCCTTTGATTGTTCTTCTTCTTGGCGAATAGAGGATGAAGGCAGATTATAGGTTAATGAAGATTAAGGAATGGTTAATGTTGATGAGCTTGGCAACCCCTTTGCTGTCAATCGTATTTGTTACCTTGGCATTTTCACAAACAGCTTGTTTGCATGGCTCTATTCCACAAACAAACAGCTTGTTTTAAAAGGCAGATTATGTCACCTGGGTTTAAAAAGTTCAGTCACTTGggtttaaaaaatatgaactaGTCTACTTGTCTTGTATTTGATTAATCAAAAAATGCTTTTTGTTATTGGCTCCTAACCTTGAATTGCTTGTCTTTCAGATCTTCATTTTCAGAATCAAGCACAACAAGGAGATGCTTTAGTAGATCTGATGGTAACTGTTAAAGAGCGAAAAGGATGGTCCATCACCATCCATGATTTGTCTGGTTCACCTGTAGAGGCGGCATCAATGGTGAAAGGGTTAAGGAAAGAGGAGTTGGCATGGACTACCCAGTAATAAGAACAAAACACTCACGGATGGAATAAAGAGGAAGAGATATTATGAAATGACACAAATACCCTCTTTCAAACGGCCATCTAACGGGGAATAtagacggaggactaaaattgtcctcGTCACCATAAGTGTGTCCataatttgtctaatttttttatggaggattaaaattgtctttgccactataagtctaggaccaaaaaaggaattaactcttttaaaattgacaaatctactaaataattataatgCGCGGCGATTAAATTAGTGTCCAACacgaaatttaaaataatatatatatatatatatatatatatatatatatatatatatatatatatatatatatatatatatatacacacacacacacacttataataagagccaataatgttagacccctaactggaactaaaaaaatgttggtgtaatagtctgttataacatattgtactttgtgttcttcttattgtgcaacctccaattaaattactaatacatcataatcttttataattttaccaaattttttttccatttaacggaagtttaacattaaattctttaggcaatttgtttctttattgcagttttcaaacaaattggcaatattctataatacaattctgtatagattcctaacttaaattagaatattgaagtcttaatagtaTTCTattatacaattttgtatagattcctaactaaatcattattctacccaaaacaacagtatataaacccctccccttctcacgggtattcacccaaaactaaacctaataTATTCtacaacacaccatctacttgacattctataggtatgattgtcaaaatattatcatgctagttctattatttgtatgtgtactcataatgattacaatttttttttaaatcaatgatggtatacccattaattagtataatttcaatatcgttatgtaaatatatctattgtataatctgttcatctatacttgtataattgtatgtaatgttgtggttctcattatattcctctataatctacacattttagttactcctaactccttaatctatggtttttgaatttatgttgtgattcccattatattatttcataacatcctttatgaacatatttctcatggcacaaggatattagtcatgacaaatgcagtaaagttaattgatattgacacacaaactgtgtgctggagttgtacagttcatgtcattaagaaaaaacgaaccaaaaaacgcttTTGGAACgcttgagaaaaagtatatgctcatcgtacttgaggatgaaacagtaagtaaattattattattattattattattattattattattatattttttatcattattagtactattattattatgaagatgctcacattcaccaccaacatcattgtaaatgctatatctaaatgcaagacactcgggttcaatcaatagtgtttgataataacattggaatgtatgatatcactttacaaaccaacaaatggtacatctctcaaatgtcattgtcaaacatgtccgaacgaactataaagtacttgatcacaaatacaattatacatgtattttaaatggtcggaccggtgtccaaacaagtgacaatgatgacacgccatttgctccatgtaattggtttatttgtttttacttactttagttgcaatttagctatttacaatttcgttatgttttattaaaatatacaagcatcgagactatttctttgatttttattaatttagcattttttctctctcattattatatgactactttaaccaattaaggaacactaatttaaaaatacgcattgggcattggtttaatgttatatatttatttaccaagtattatgttaataacatggaaaaaaaataataaaacagtttgaagtcaatcatattaactatttagggaggatttgttaacaaagaagacattcaaataacccaataaattgatttaaaactcattattaaaaatgtcaatgtagggcaatagaacattgtgacacacttatgcattgaaaagatgttgagactacaacattgttggaatcaatctttcaaattcagaaaaaaaaaaaagaaatttgaaaaatagctaCCGTTGCANtatatatatatatacacacacacacacacttataataagagccaataatgttagacccctaactggaactaaaaaaatgttggtgtaatagtctgttataacatattgtactttgtgttcttcttattgtgcaacctccaattaaattactaatacatcataatcttttataattttaccaaattttttttccatttaacggaagtttaacattaaattctttaggcaatttgtttctttattgcagttttcaaacaaattggcaatattctataatacaattctgtatagattcctaacttaaattagaatattgaagtcttaatagtaTTCTattatacaattttgtatagatt of Ipomoea triloba cultivar NCNSP0323 chromosome 3, ASM357664v1 contains these proteins:
- the LOC116012786 gene encoding probable inactive ATP-dependent zinc metalloprotease FTSHI 4, chloroplastic, whose translation is MVITPNALNPFDPSTHLPKPHLRPPKTLFSNPPLPPPFPRHAVFASNLRRRQRAKLCAKPTALRITACKASSSTSTSSNAVGEDAESAFEKLKEAERERINSLEEFERKANVQLERQLVLASEWSRKLLTMRGKLRGTEWDPENSHRISYSDFQRLLNSNNVQFMEYSNYGQTVSVILPYYKDGKMEDLNEDERKEVVFRRHIVDRMPVDCWNDVWRKLHQQLVNVDVYNVKTVPFEVYSTVAVAVVWSMRLALAVALYIWIDNKMRPIYGKLIPCDLGPPSKKKNIPIENRSLGSLGKSRAKFISAEEKTGVTFDDFAGQEYIKRELQEIVRILKNEEEFRDKGIYCPKGVLLHGPPGTGKTLLAKAIAGEAGLPFFAASGTDFVEMFVGVAASRVKDLFSSARSYAPSIIFIDEIDAIGSKRGGPDIGGGGAEREQGLLQILTELDGFKVSTSQVLVIGATNRLDILDPALLRKGRFDKIIRVGLPSKDGRLAILKVHARNKFFRSEEEKETLLQEIAEKTEDFTGAELQNILNEAGILTTRKDSDYIGREELLEALKRQMGTFETGQEDSTEVPEELKLRLAYREAAVAVVACYIPDPYRPFTETDVNSIRNQPNMQYTEKAGRVFKKKSDYVNAIVRACAPRVIEEEMFGVDNLCWISANATLEASRLAEVLILQTGMTALGKAYYRYQRDLVPNLAAKVEVLRDEYIRFAVEKCTSILKENQAAVEAITDVLLEKGEIKADEIWSIYKNYPRVPQPTVRPIDEYGALIYAGRWGIHGASLPGRVTFAPGNVGFSTFGASRPMETQIISDETWKLVDEVWDKRVEEIKAEASLEVEEENEEKPQVLLSSHFL